Proteins from a genomic interval of Quercus lobata isolate SW786 chromosome 11, ValleyOak3.0 Primary Assembly, whole genome shotgun sequence:
- the LOC115967298 gene encoding polygalacturonase-like → MAYLRSSLVLTLLSMFISIVLASPMTYNVASLGAKADGKSDSTQAFVSAWTKACASVKPAIIYVPVGRFYLRQLVFSGPCNNNAIIMRIAGTLVAPSDYRILGNTGNWIVFEHVDGVTISGGILDGQGTGLWACKASGNSCPSGATTLEFSNSNNIAVHALTSLNSQMFHIVVNGCHNVKMQGLRVTAAGNSPNTDGIHIQLSSSVAILNSKIGTGDDCISIGPGTTNLWIENVACGPGHGISIGSLGKDQQEAGVENVTIKTITFTSTQNGVRIKSWGRPSNGFARNILFQHAVMMNVQNPIVIDQNYCPSNKGCPGQVSGVQISDVTYQDIHGTSATEVAVKFDCSPGNPCSKIRLENVKLTYKNQVAQASCSHAAGTSAGFVQPTSCL, encoded by the exons ATGGCATACCTCAGAAGCTCTCTAGTCTTAACACTTCTCTCTATGTTCATTTCCATAGTGCTAGCTTCTCCTATGACATACAATGTGGCGAGTTTGGGAGCCAAAGCTGATGGGAAATCGGACTCGACTCAGGCTTTTGTTAGTGCATGGACAAAAGCTTGTGCCTCAGTAAAGCCTGCAATTATTTATGTGCCAGTTGGAAGGTTCTATCTAAGGCAACTGGTTTTCAGTGGACCATGCAACAACAATGCTATCATTATGCGCATAGCTGGGACCCTTGTGGCTCCATCAGACTATAGGATCCTTGGAAATACAGGAAACTGGATTGTGTTTGAACATGTTGATGGGGTTACCATATCTGGTGGAATTCTTGATGGCCAAGGCACTGGTTTGTGGGCTTGCAAAGCCTCTGGCAATAGTTGTCCTTCGGGAGCCACG ACACTggaattttcaaactcaaacaACATTGCGGTACATGCATTAACCTCCCTAAACAGCCAAATGTTTCACATAGTTGTCAATGGCTGCCACAATGTGAAAATGCAAGGTCTCAGGGTTACCGCTGCCGGAAACAGTCCAAACACCGATGGAATTCACATTCAATTATCTTCAAGTGTCGCAATTCTTAACTCCAAGATCGGGACTGGTGATGATTGCATCTCAATTGGCCCTGGTACAACTAACTTGTGGATTGAGAATGTTGCATGTGGACCTGGGCATGGAATTAg CATTGGGAGTCTAGGCAAGGACCAGCAAGAGGCTGGTGTAGAAAACGTGACAATTAAAACAATTACTTTTACTAGTACTCAGAATGGAGTAAGGATTAAGTCATGGGGAAGGCCTAGCAATGGTTTTGCTAGGAACATTCTATTCCAACATGCCGTTATGATGAATGTCCAAAATCCTATAGTAATTGACCAAAATTACTGCCCTAGCAACAAAGGTTGCCCCGGTCag gtTTCTGGAGTTCAAATTAGTGATGTGACATACCAAGACATCCATGGAACATCAGCAACAGAGGTTGCTGTGAAATTTGATTGTAGTCCGGGGAATCCATGCTCCAAAATAAGATTGGAAAATGTAAAGCTCACTTACAAGAATCAAGTAGCCCAAGCTTCGTGTAGCCATGCTGCTGGAACATCTGCTGGTTTTGTCCAGCCTACAAGTTGCTTGTAG